ACGCTCGGCCTCTTCGCGATGGCATCCATCGCCCGCCTCACGCGCTCCGCCATGCTGGAGGTGCTGCGGGCCGACTACATCCGGACCGCGCGCGCCAAGGGGCTCGCCGAACTGCTCGTGGTCGTCAAGCACACGCTTCGGAACGCGGCGATCCCCATCATCACGATCACCGGGCTTCAGTTCGGCGGGCTGCTCGCCGGCGCCGTGGTCACGGAGACGGTGTTCGCGTGGCCGGGGATCGGCCGGCTCGCCATCCAGTCCATCTATAATCGCGACTACCCGGTCGTGCAGTGTGTGGTGCTCCTGTCCGCTGCGCTGTTCGTCGTGATCAACCTCGCAATTGACGCGGTCTATGGACTCCTCGATCCCCGTATCCGCGTCCGCTGAGCTCACGGTGGCCACCGCGTCGGCGAAGGCCGGGCGCCTCGCCCGACGCGCGCGCTGGCTCACCGCCGGAGGCGTCGGCTTCATACTCCTCCTCGTGCTGATGGCGGTGGCCGCCCCGTGGCTCGCGCCTCACGATCCCACCAGGCAATCGTTGCGGGCGCGGCTGGTTGCCCCAACCCTCGAGGCGGCGGACGGGCGTGCCCACCTCATGGGCACGGATCATCTGGGCCGCGATGTACTGTCGCGGATGATCTATGGCTCTCGGGTGTCGCTGCTCGTCGGATTCTCCGCCGTGCTCGTGGGAGGCCTCGTGGGCTCGGCCCTCGGCATCCTCGCCGGCTTCCGGGGGGGCTGGGTGGACACCGCGATCATGACCGTCGCGGACGCGCAGCTCGCGTTCCCGTTCATCCTGCTCGCCATCGGCATCATCGCCGTGCTCGGCCCGAGCTTCGTTACCATCGTGGTGGTGATCAGTCTCGCGGGTTGGGTGGGCTACGCGCGCATCTTGAGATCCCAGGTGCTCGGACTTCGCTCGCGTGAGTTCGTGGACGCCGTCCACGCCCTCGGTGGCTCCGTGCTCCGCATAGTGTGGAAGCACGTGGTGCCGAACATCCTCTCGTCGATCGTCGTCGTCGCCACGCTGGAGCTGGGGCGCGCCATCGTGCTCGAGGCCACCCTGTCGTTCCTGGGACTGGGGATTCAGCCACCCACGCCGTCCTGGGGCGGCATGGTGCAGGAAGGGCGCGAGTATCTGGACAGCGCTTGGTGGATCTCGACCTGCCCCGGGCTAGTGCTGATGGCGGCGACCATCGTGGTGAGCCGGACCGGCGACTGGCTGCGCGATCTCCTCGACCCCACGCTGCGGGGCG
This DNA window, taken from Candidatus Methylomirabilota bacterium, encodes the following:
- a CDS encoding ABC transporter permease is translated as MATASAKAGRLARRARWLTAGGVGFILLLVLMAVAAPWLAPHDPTRQSLRARLVAPTLEAADGRAHLMGTDHLGRDVLSRMIYGSRVSLLVGFSAVLVGGLVGSALGILAGFRGGWVDTAIMTVADAQLAFPFILLAIGIIAVLGPSFVTIVVVISLAGWVGYARILRSQVLGLRSREFVDAVHALGGSVLRIVWKHVVPNILSSIVVVATLELGRAIVLEATLSFLGLGIQPPTPSWGGMVQEGREYLDSAWWISTCPGLVLMAATIVVSRTGDWLRDLLDPTLRGE